The DNA segment AGAATCACCGCCATATTGGTATACCCATGGGAGGAGGAAGAGCTAGGTAATTCACAGGGAGGGGCAACTATCGAGTGCGACAGTCAAGCCTGCCTTTAAATTAATGTGTATTAACACTGCTTTTCAATAATACCCGGTAGTAGTCTCACAATAGTAAATTATTGTGTTATGATAAATTCATCAGTAAACATGCTCAATAATCTTTCGTTTTATAATTTCTTCAGGAGAGGCTCTGGACCCgagtccttctttcctcccctgaaatCTCCTCCTTTCTAGGTATCCAGAATGGTTTTCTGCACATGAGTGAATTGCAgtgttgtattattatattttgtttatatagtgccaacaatttacacagcactttaCTCACGATACATACACTTAAAGTGTatgtccagggccggccctagaTAACATAGATCTCCAGGCAAAAAAGCACCTTTGGCAACCCAGATCAGTACACTTCATGTCTTTTAGAATTGCAGTGAGTCATGGGTCTCTTGAGCATGTCCCTCACCAATTGTCGAGGCTTCCATTGCAGTACCAGACCAACTTCTACATATGGGGGGCTGTTCTTGGGGTGACTTTCCAGGCACCGAAGGACGCAGCCTGACTCGCCTGGTATTATGATCCACCCCATGTATTACAAACTAGAACTAACAGGCTAGGATGCTCCATTACATTCGATATGTGTTACTCAACTACAGAAATCAGAAAACTTGCAAAGTTACATAAAAAGCCTTGGTAAAACCCTGCCCCTGGCCACACCACAAAGACAAAGGTGGTCATTTGTAATGTTGGGAGCTATGTTTTATTCTAATTTGTTAaaactaaatattatatttagtgCTAATATAAACGGGGTGCAACGTTTATTGGTTAACCAAAGTAAAAGATTGCGGATACCATTGCTTACCTGTAAACAATGTGTCATCTGGAGCATCTAATGTGTGTTTCTATAATAACCTTTAGTGTTTGGATTGTTCAGAGTGCTTCGTGTGCACAGGTAGACAGCACCTGGCTTTACCTCACTCGCCTAAATGCCTCACTGACTCCAATGGCGTACCCAAGCCTTGTCCCAGACATTGGTGTACAGACAGTATGTCTTACTCCTACTTACGTAATGTTACATTTCCCTCTTTAAGGAAACTGCTTTCCTTACACTTAACAAAAGTATTTAACCACTCTGCAGTCCCAAGATGAAATTTAAACTACGTGGTGGAGGTCACAACAAATCTTATTATTCGTTGTAGAAAATGCCTATTGAAGCAGTAGAAAGTGATTTTCTGGCCTCTTTTCTGGTTGGATCACACTCATATAGTTGTTATAATAAAGCAGTGGTATCCGGTAATCTAGTGTGAGCTTCAATGATTAATGGCAAGCACAGTTGAATCACAAGTCTTTCATGTTGGTACAATGCGGAAGGGCCGTATATTACACCACTTGAACACATTTGAGGCAAAGTGGTAGATCTGGAGAATTCTCTTTGTTTTTTATCCTGATCTTTCCAGAATTTTCCAGAAGGATTGCGCAGCTTGTCCACACAACATGAAGGGTAATACTTGGCAAACTAGCCATGTAGATCATTTGCACCCCACAATCCTTTTTTATAACtcgtgcacaaaaaaaaaataatttgggtaTTTTTTCCTCATTTTCCCTTCTCACCAATCTTTCCAGCAGTTTCTCTTACAGATCAATTTTTAGTTAATTAGCAATTACAACCAATTGAACATCACACAATTTGTTCTTCTCATTTCTGGTTTTATCAGTCGCTTTACATGACCTTTACTGTTAGTGTCATGATAAATCAGGTAACATATTTCAACAGAAGAAAGTATCCTTTGTGAGCGGGATCATTGCGAGAAGGCAACCTGTCACATGGGAACTTTTTACCACATGATGATCAGCTGTGAATTAATTAGTTTGCACTTACTTGTAGAAGCATTATTTGGATGTAGATTTAAAGACTGGATGTTAACTTTTATCAGTAAGCTTTAAGTATTTGATCAGATGGCTGGTTTGAAGAACAGCCTTACTGCAgtactcatacctgggaactctccagattCCACCCTGTGACTCCGGGTCAAGTGGCGCTTCTCTGGGTCTACTTTTAGTAACATATGATGTGAACTTCATTGTGCTGTAGTTTAAGTGCAATAAAAAATTGACTTCATTATGTATTAAAACCTTATGTTAACAGAATTGTGATGATTATCCCTCTCCTTTAActtatttctctctttttgttaaatgattcTACTTCTTTGATGTCGACCAGCTGGTCCTGGCAGCCCTTATGAAGCTAGGTGAAGAGAAGGAGAGATAACATCAGGAGGGATAATTAATTGATATGCTTATTTTGCTACCTTTTGCCACATAGGTCCGCTCTGTATCAGAATCATTTACACTGGttacaaaacaaaagcacaaactacgtagttttaaataatttagttaTGCAAAAATTGATCATTTGAATGCTTATTTCAGTAGCTAAATATCAGAAAGTAACAAATTATAGGACATTCCATAGTTCTGTTTTTCTTGTTCAAAAATCTATCCCCTTTCAGGCTACTGCACAAAAATATCAGGAACACAAGATATTTTTTACTAGACAGCAAATGAAGCTcagatctgccattttatttttatttcttaaaatatagtTTAGAATAATGGTTTTAATTGATTGAACATTAAAATCAAGCATTTAAGAAAacttcagtttctatggcaactacTGTGAATATGTGTGCTTagctttgtgtcacatggcaattaagcattccctgaaaacgTAGTAAGGAAAAtgtgatgaaaaaaataatgctggGAAGGTTGTGGGCATTCAACATTGcaaggaatgatgtttctaacgATGTATTTGGCTATAAATATCTTTGTGTTTCTCTTTTCACTTTCAGGCCTAATGGATGTATGTTGGCACTGTCACCCAACCAAACATATACAAAGAAAGCTTTGCCTGGAACcctaatatatttactaataccTCACAACACCAAATAAAGAAACAGGTGCATGTAAAATGCAGTAATTTACATAAACCACAAAATGTCTGTTCCATTTTGAGTTGAGCCATCACTTCTGATTTAGCTTTCTTTGTTCGCTTCTTCATCTTCATCATCATTTTGCCCTTGCAGTTTATGGCGAGCAAATTCCTCAATAACCACATCCTCAGCACTTAAAGATGGATGGAAAGAGAACAGAGTATAAGATCGTATAAGGATAATTTGGTGAGTTGGACAATCAGAGTTAAAAGAAGTTAGTTAGTCAGACATTTTATCTACAATATTGCCACTGGTGGTCTTTATGCATGACTGTACAACGATACCAATTTAACAGTATAATTGCATTGAGAATTGTATGTGGCAGGCTGGAACAATGCCTATGCCTAGGGAGCAGTGGTGTACCTAGGCCGGGGCAGTCCGCTTCAGGTGCCTGCTAGTGTGAGGGGTGCCGCCACAACACTGATGTTCAGTGGTCGGCATGGTGTGTGTACATGGACTCCAGTGTCTGCGCCACAATGTGTTTTATCTGTCAACCAGCCAGCCCTCTCCAGAAGCCGACAGGACTGCTCTATTTCAGTGCTCCCTTGCGTTATGTGCCGGCTATTGATGTTGAGTGATAGGATATGGTGTCACAAGGAAGTCCTCCCACCACAGGATTTAAGACAGAAAAGAAGTGGGATAAAAGTAAGAGATTGGAGAAGGTGAGAGGTGATAGTGAAAAGGGAGTGTgatggagagaaaagagagataatTAAAAAGGGGAAAAGAGAGAGTGTTTGTGTTTAGAAAGTGTGTGGCTGCAAGGGGAGACATAAGCTACGatatttgtgtgtaagggcaagtgtgactgtgtgtagggGCAAGCATTTTTAAGTTCCGTGTATATGTCTATCCATAACTATTAATGTTTTGGGCCTCTAATGATAATATAATCATTCACCCTAACGCATTTTGACCAGGGTAAcatttagtattgttttaaatgaaaaaaatatatagtgtactACTTTGCTTAGTCCCCAAACTCTCATGGTCTCCCAAATGTCCGCCATGATCCATGTCCATGCCTATCCGTGCTCAAGTACTGACACCACTCAACACACCTTCGATAAGATGCATTACAAGGCACTCCTTTAAGAGCgtcggatatgacatcatatacccgCATTCTGCAGTGAGAACGATGGCTACAAAGGGGTAAATATGCCACTGGTCACAGGTATTCGGTGGTATTTCATGGATGATCAGCACTTACCTTGTTGTGTCTATGAATTTCATGTGTCCAGGCAAAGCAGTAAAAGGGACAAACATgtacaatttaattattttcaaaaacaGACAACAATGGTGGATTAACCTTTCATTTAAGTATGGATAAAATTTGTACTCAAAGCCCAGTTTGGATTTAGTTGTGCTTCTATGCAAGATACTTGTATAACAGTACTATAAAAAGCTAGAACCCATTACTGTCTATTAGCTTGTGTTAAACCTCAATTTATTTAGTTGATATGCAACAGTTAAAATTATGATACCAAAGTATTTGGTTGAATGACAGCATGGAATATACGTTTCAAGTACACAAAGATTTTATGGAGAGAGCCCAATTAGTAATacttgttaaaaatgtatttttactccATTTCGGCTTATGTGCTTGCCACAGAATAATCAGGCTAATGTACCCCTGGTGCTGAGGGTGTTTCAGCAATCCATCATATATACTTCATACACAACACCTTCCCATCATGTTTTGACACACACCTATTTTACTTTTCTATCAGGATATCATCAGATTAAAAATGCACTCGTAAACGCAGTGGGCAAACAAACTTCCTTTGTCCGAATGTGTGTATTCAGTTAAACAGGCTAGTATCACGGGACTACTTAATCTACACATCCCTTAGACATGTTTATAGGCATTAAACTTACTTTCTGCTGGCTTGGGATGCATCAATGTAAGCGGAAGTTCCACTGAAACATCACTAAAGTACAGAAGCAGAATTAGTTGTTAGAGATCACAAACTTGATACAGCAAATTGTGAGAGGATTGTATGAAACATGAACATGGTTTGAGTATGTAATGGGGGTGCCAGAAAGCTCATAACCGACTCATGTTTTAGGTAGTGGGATGTACCTAACTGTGGTGTGTATACCTTGCAATGCGCGGCTGCCTTGGTGCCATATGCTACCTAGGGACTGGGTTTCACACAgaatcagtttcttctttcttcatgcAAGGGAGAAGGGTTTGGCCACTCCCACTCCCTACCCACTAAAGGCGGTCTTTGTGTAGCTAGTCCCTCcccctcacaaagccactccttcAGAAGAGGAACAGCTCTGGGTAGCCCACCCTGGGAAGTTtccatgtatacataaaatatgtcAAAATAATTATGCACCTTACTTTATTTACCTTGATGTCAGTTCTCCGAGAATGCTGAAAATTAAGTAAACAGATGACTTAATCAACCATATCAGTAAACTATTGAATGTTTCTACATTTATAAACTGCAATGCCTCGTAATGGTACATACCCTCCTCTAGATACCATCAGACTAATTCGAACTTTGTAAGACACCAAAATCCCCATCACTTCCTTATCCATTCCAGGTTGAAGACTGAAAATAAAGAACCCATTAAAGGAACAATTGatgaaaaaaaagttcatttttatattaattctcCCAGTTAATACCTGCTAAGTCCCTCCCTCTTCACTCAAAGTGGTACCCAGCCTAACAAGTGTCTACGCATGGGTGTCAGGAACAGGATAGGTTATTTATTCAACCCAATCGCATTGTGAAACAGAGCTGGGTATTGCATGTTGACATCCTGAGCAGCCTTTCACCAATGAAGGAGGTCTATAATTAGAGGGTCAGCAGCTTAgatgtaataaaattattttttaggcAAGTGGAATATTATGTGGCAGAAATAGTAGAAGTTAATACTGTGATAGAATTTAAAGAGGCATGGGATCCTGACTATATGAAAAGACTAAGGACCAGCCAAGGTTTGAGGATCTTACAATAGAAAGTAACGGGAAGACTAGATGGCCAAAAGCATTCAACtgtcaaattctacatttctatgtttctctcTCAAATGAGTTTCCTTCTTCAAAAGGTCAATCTTTTTCTAAAAGCAGAGCAcaacaagaaaaataacaaaacttcaTTGCTTTAGCTGTACATTTTTGGATAAGGGATATTCACATGGATGCTAACAGACAGAGCAGACATGTCAACACTAACTATAatgttttttacataaaaatgtgtctttaatacaataagttatttttatgtgtttctatgttaactCTATAATACTTCAAAAGTGCAGCATAATTTAGACATGAAGCAGAAGAACATTTACTAAAGGTAGAGTATAAAGGAATGAAGAAGTGATTGCGAAACTATTCTTACATTGTAGATGATGCTAGGTTGGTGTCCCCATGCTTTAGTTTGCCATCCAGGGCCAAGCCTCGCTTCTCTCGATTATTGGCCAAAACAGGAGTAACAGAGTATGTTCTGGTGAGTGCAGAATTTGCTGCTACAGTATCACTGGGATGGTTAGGAGAGTAGAGAGAATTAGGTGAGAAGCTTAAAAGAGTTGGTGAAAGAGATTGCAttactaatattattttttagtgtTTCTGTATGAATCAACATGCAATAGATTACTCAATAAAATGGCTTTACTGATGTTGAATAGATGTCTCTTTAAGTCTATATTCATGTCAGTGGCATTTATGGAATTTAGTATAAAGCTGTCAGAAGAGCAGGACTGTCCCATTCCAGAACATTTTGCTgttaaatcatttaatttttttcctgtttttgctCATGCGAcacctttatataaaaaaaaaatatatatatatttggtgctGGTGCTTTTTTTCCATAACATACCAGCCTTTTTAAGTTATGGAAACCTACTATCCCCCACTTCTATGAGGAATATCAAAGTGCAATAGAAATTAATTATTACCCTCAGACatctattattttcattatctgTGGAATGTTTTACCAGATCCCCTTGGCAAACAGTGCATTCCAGTTCTACAAGCCAAGTTCATCAACTTGCTTTATATAGGAGAGTTGAGCTGCTTTTTAACTGATACCTGTCCGTTTAAGTGAAACATCCCACTTGTAATGAAGCAGCAGACCATCTGCTGCTGAAGGATACTTTGCAGCAGAATACGTGCTCTATTATAAATATAGTCCATATAAAAACCAAGTACTGCATATCCTCTGGTTGTTATCAAACACACAGTGTAAATCTTAGAAATAGGCTTTACGTGGAAAAGTTTCAAGATTTTACCCCATCATAAAATGCACATTTCTCTCTCTGTTTTTCACTGACACCCATCCTCTATTCTCTGTTCCATTTACTTACTTAATCTCCAGAGTGCAAACAGTCTTTGTGTACTTGTCCAATGAATACACGACGACATCTGTAACCTGTTCCACTATGGAAGATATGGGTGACGGGTCAGTGTTGCGACTTAACCATTAGAGTGCTATGTATGTTAAGtgattaaaaatgtactttagaCTAAAAGCAGTTGTGACAGGCAGCACTTGTATTGTGCCACACACCATGGCATTCCCCCAACTCACCTGCGATCTTGATTTTTTTCACAATCTTGTTGGTTGTGTTGTTGATTTTCATGTTGACATTGATAGGTTCCCCATGATAGTATAACTGAACAAAACAATAACAACAGGTGTAATGGTCAAGCATGTTAATCAAGTGTGACGTAAAATgacattgagaaaaaatattaagagaaagaaaatgaaactgTCACCCCATGAGAGACGGTGACAACATAGGCAAGATACATGTGGGAGAAGGACAGAGCGAAGCAACAGAGAGAAAGATGAAACTAATGAGAAAAATCTCTTTAAATCCCATTTTGCCTTTTAGGATCTATGCACTTAAATACAAGAGACTTTAGCCACTTCAGTATAAAATATGTAGAATATAGAAGCAATATGGTCATCTCATTCACTTGGAGGTTTAGTAGCCTTTCTCACACCTCTGCATATCAAGTGAGGCATAATGCGTGAGCGTTTGAGAATGCTAAGCATTTTACTATAAATGAGAGATTTGATTTCATAGCCTATGTTCAGAAGCAGCCTACAAAATGTCagtactgtataaataaataaggtgaTGGGCTGTCAGACTATGCTGTGCTCACTTGAATGCATCTGGTGTTCAGTCAGACACAGTGAAGAAAAAGCATATCAAGAAGGAGACTGGCGGTCAGAGAGGAACAGTCCTCTACTGCAGCTTACTATGAAATAACATAACCATATTGTATGACAGGTCTGCATTTACACTACCAATTGCATGTGCCTGGAGCATAAATATCTCCGTGCATGCACCTGGTTTGCCACATCATACATTcacttttttaacatttgcGTTTATGTTTTGAGAAAATCACTCTGGCGTGGCGGCCTTTTCTAATGCATAGTAATATCAGAGAGCTGAAATGTTCAACTCCCTTCAAGTCTAGTTTTTGAAAGTGCCTCCTAGTCACAGGCCTTTTTTTTACCTGCTTGACAAAAGATAGAGGATGATACATAATATTAGTGTTCAATTCCAGTGTGCCCTTGAGCAGTATGGGCAGAAAGAGAACATGAAATAACCGGAAGCAggtgaaaggaaagaaaaggtGAAGGGTGGGTTGCCCAGGCCACAGACCAGCCCAGAGGAGGGGACTGGTCCCCTGCGTAGCCTATAAAGCAGGAGGCTTAGCTAAGGGCCGCTTCATTTTGGATTTAAGTACAGCCTAACATTTGTGCCCCCCTGATGTTCTTCTTCTGCATAGGTTTACTGTTTTGGCGTATAgtccacatttttaaaaagggtaaTGGGGAGCAGGTCAACTCGCCTAGAGTTGGGACAACTTTTCTGTTGGGTTATTTGTTACATTGAAAGATTAAGGATCCATACATTGTAAAAGTTTAATAAGTGGTATGCTCGACCCACCCTGCTGGAGTTAGATTTGCTGCCATTGGCATGTGGCGGGATGTTACCAAATAATGTTTGTGGAGGgtagtttaaattcccttaattaattatatatggaAGGGTTACTCaaaatttcaaaaatgtatgtaaatgaaACATGGTGtgaatttgtaatgttttaacaTACAGTAAACACGTCCCAGTGTTTCAGTAAGAAAAACAGCAACCTTTAAATTGCAGTTTAGTCTCAGTGTCTTGTTACTCTTTGCACTggattgaaaatatattatgagTTATTCAGCACCTCTTTGTCCAGTGAGGCTTCCAGCTGCAGTGGTCGGTCTGACATCATGAATTGGCGTGTGATGTCCGCATGTGGGGCTGGTCCTGTGATCTCAGGTGCATATTGGACCTTTCTAATAATGAGACTCACAGTGTTCCTGTAGAATGTACAATAACACAGACAATGcattatattttggaaaaagcttttttttatcaaaccAACTAAATATGTGAATTAATAAATCTCACTTCACTACATAAATAGAACATAgacttttgtgttttataagaCCTTATGCAGTAGGCACCTGGCATGAATAAATGGCAACAAATTGAAAACATACAATGTGATAGGGCAACAGAAGTTTTTTGACTACTCTGCGTCAACTGAGGTCAGTTATCCTGGTAATGTCATTGAAAAGTGGGTATGATAATTGTAATAACCAGTGTTTTGGAACAAACATTCACTACAGTTATTTTAGGAAGGCAGGTTTGTTCTAATAATTAATAACTCTACAAATactttctgtattttatgtgattCCTATTACAGCTGatggtaaaatattttacacagtTCCAGTAACATAATCTAATCTGTCAGGTTGATATGtactaagaaaataaaatagtaaatctTGATTAATATgggtgtattctgtatattctcaAAGGTGAGATGTTACTTTATCAATGTAACTATGCTTTAAGCAGGGCTATCTCAGCCTGCCTTGTAAGTGAAGCTTGCCAGGGTTGGGACTTCATAACACACGGCAATGTTGGTGAGCTCAACTCACAGCTCCCCTGCAGACTCACAAATTAGTGACTATACCCCTAAGATTTGCTGTAACGTGAGAAGTGAACAACATTCATACCTCTTGTGGACTTTCTCTTCCAGGGTATCTGCCCAAAatccttttatttcaaaatccacCCCACAGGGCTACAAGAGAGAGACAACCAATGAAgggtattttatattaaatgacaAACTCATGGGCATGGGCACACCATCTAGGTCATAGATTCAGCTTTACATGGTTTGCATGAGGACCTAATACTGCATGGAGATTATTCAGCCTATTTACTAAAGTActttattttatgtgtgtgcatgcatgcatgctGTAATTTTGAGATGTTTATGGATAAGAATGAATAATGGAGCTCAACAGGTAATTTTACAGAGCTTCAGACAGGAAACCAGAAAGTATGGGTGCATATTGCCGGGACAAAACAAAATGGAAGCATGGAGACACAAGAGAGTTTAGATAATAGAAAAGAAGTTCTTGGCAACCAGCAACCTTCTCTTTTCATATTGAAAGTCAGCAGATAAGGAAGTACCAATAAGGGTGTCTTATCAGGTCATGTTGTCACTCTGCACTTaacaaaatactataaaaatgaGACCTGCttttatgatttcaaaatacaaCTTCATAGGAAATAAACTATGATATAGCTATAAGAAATAAACAtcccattttcatttaaatgttttgaattTGTGTTAATTAGTTGTCATTTGGCTTCCTTTGTGAATGTCCACCCTGTGTCTGTTGAATAATTTGTGTTAGCAAAACTGGATGCCTTGCCTATAGGACTTTTAACATTACATTGTTCTTATTTATATActtcttaaatattaaaaataatccatCCAGCCCCAGATCCATGGGGTACTTCACTAGTAACTAGATCTCTCTATTGATTGCCCAACCAAACCCTTTCTGGGCTTTTCTCTGATCTCTCCCACAGTATATTGTACCACTATTTCAATTTCCTTAATCTCTCACCTTCCCTGAATCATCGGGTCCTGGTTGAAGGGTGACAGAACATGGCAAATTCTTGGCAATCTACAAAATAAGAGACTGTGAGAAAACTAATGCTATGAAGTAATTtccgattatatatataattacaatattaacTTCTCACACTGAAGTTGAATGGGAAGGCATTCTCTCCAAGTTTGGTTCGTAGTTTCTCCTGGAGAGGTGTAAGAGGTTTCTGATCTCCAGGGAGAGGTGGGTACACCTGGCAGGACAGAGAGTACAGATCCTTCCTGTAGCTCAAGCCAATGAGTTCCATGTCATCCCGACCATAGCGAAATGCACAAGTCAGTGTCACAAAAACTGGAAAGAATGGCAAATACAGCTATAAGAATATTTGGAGAAATAATAagaaagatgaagaaaaaaaggaaggaaactGAAGAAGACCCAAAGGAAGAGAAAACCTATAGAAAAATTATAGTGCAGaggtatttaaaaaacattgtcCCAATGGTACCATATAAGCAGGAATAGCAGTCGTGAAGTACCCtcattgttgatttttattcaGTCCCTAATTTGGTGGGGATAGATCTTCAAAATCAATGTGTCAATATTAGTATTAGTGGAAGAACTATAGCTGCCAATGCACGACTATATCTGTTTACAGGATATCATTTTACCACTCTGAGGAATTTGGTTTCTtgagtttatttactaaagcaaaAGTTTACATAGCTGCAGTTTTAATGCACTCACTTCACCATGCAATATGTTGGGCTAATACCCTCTAGCttggttggctcttcataattcATAGTTAAATCAGGAAGATTTCTGGAAAGTAACCTCATCTATTGAACTATAAAATCTTTTAGGGCCAGTTCATTCATTCTTTTCACAGATGACAAActtacattttagaaaataaacccCTCTGGAGAGTTAAATTAAAGCTAACAGTACCGTAAAACGAACTGTACATTGATACTGGTTCTGTTGTTCTGGGCTGTCGTAAATGATTTTGTAGAGCTTACTAGAGTAACAATTTGGAGCAGTGCTAATGGTGGGTCACGTCTCCTGAGCAGTATCACGATTTACCTAGACTGCTGTTAAACATTTGTGAAAGAAGATGAGCAGATTTTGTAATGTCCCATCTAATATGAATCATGACCATGTAGTGTCCCAATATGAGACATTGCACAGTATCAAACTAGCATGCTTATCATTTCCAGTACTGTAACATACCCTCTAATAGAAAAGTGTCCCCCAAATCAACTTGCCATGGAAGCCAGTTGAGTAGCAGAGCACTGTAAGcctaaaatatttttgctgGAATATCCTTATGTGAAAGTCATCTACATGCAAATTTctccataaaatatatgaattatgttgtgtttttacTCTGTTAACGGGAGCCTTTTGCAGCTATATTCCTATATTAGCTTGTGAAGCATACAATACCTACCTCTGAATGTTCAAATGAAACAGAAAATCGCAAGCTACAATCAGGTAGCTCTCTACTAACAATCTCATGATACTGTAATGATGGACTAGACAAATATTAGAGAAGTTGTTTTAGATTTAGTGTTCATGTTTATGTAGGTAAAACACCACTACTACtgaccttttttttccttctgatactcTGGAGCAATCAGAATCATTCCATCTAAAGAAAGACATACATCAA comes from the Spea bombifrons isolate aSpeBom1 chromosome 8, aSpeBom1.2.pri, whole genome shotgun sequence genome and includes:
- the ARR3 gene encoding arrestin-C codes for the protein MADGSKVFKKTSTDGKLSIYLAKRDFVDHVEFVEPIDGMILIAPEYQKEKKVFVTLTCAFRYGRDDMELIGLSYRKDLYSLSCQVYPPLPGDQKPLTPLQEKLRTKLGENAFPFNFSIAKNLPCSVTLQPGPDDSGKPCGVDFEIKGFWADTLEEKVHKRNTVSLIIRKVQYAPEITGPAPHADITRQFMMSDRPLQLEASLDKELYYHGEPINVNMKINNTTNKIVKKIKIAVEQVTDVVVYSLDKYTKTVCTLEINDTVAANSALTRTYSVTPVLANNREKRGLALDGKLKHGDTNLASSTILQPGMDKEVMGILVSYKVRISLMVSRGGILGELTSSDVSVELPLTLMHPKPAEMLRMWLLRNLLAINCKGKMMMKMKKRTKKAKSEVMAQLKMEQTFCGLCKLLHFTCTCFFIWCCEVLVNILGFQAKLSLYMFGWVTVPTYIH